In the genome of candidate division Zixibacteria bacterium HGW-Zixibacteria-1, the window ATATGGAAATCTGGAATGGACTGATCGAGACAATCTCGGGTGCCAGCATAAAAGACCCCATAAAATACACCAATACACTTCTATCAATATTGGAAAAATACCTTTGGGCGGTTCCTTCAGCTACAAATGTCGAAATACCCGATATCTCCCTATTTGATCATATGAAGACGACCTCGGCAATTGCCGGATGTTTATACCTCGCAGAGGCGTCCAAAGAACCATTTGTTCTTGCGGCCGGGGAATTTGGTGGAATTCAAAAATATATTTTTAACCCGAAACCCGGGTCGGGCCAACTTGCTAAGGCAATAAGGGGCCGGTCTTTTAAGGTCAATACCTTATCTGATTCAGCGGCTTTCACAATTCTCCATAAATTAAATCTGGCATTGAGCCATATGGTTTTGTCCGCTGGTGGCAAATTTCTCTTATTATTACCAAATAACGATAAGACTATACGGGCGTTAACACAAACAAAACAGGCTTTACACGAATGGATTCTGAATGAGTATTTTGGCGAATTAAGGTTTAATCTGGAATGGATCGAGGCTTCGAAATCCGACATCAAAGATTTTCCCGGGACATTAACTCGGTTGAACGACTCTTTATTGGACTCAAGCTTGCGTGGACTTATTCAATTGAAAAACCCGCAGGGGTGGGAGGAAACAAAATGGTTGGGACCGATTTTTGAGGGCCGCTATGAGGACTTATGCCGGTCATGCCAATCTAAGATAGCAGAGAATGAAAGATCTTTATGTGCGGATTGCGATAATGATAGGGAAATCGGTTCAGATTTTGCTCGTTCAAATTTTCAGTCATTTAGTTTTCAACCTGATCTAAAATATAAACTGCCGTTTGATACAAGCTTTGATTTGAGGAGTAAAATCTCGGAAAATGAGAGGTCGGCCGACATCGTTATTGAATTCAAAGGCGAAATAAGGCAGAAATTTGATACCCCATTTTTTTCAATCCTGAAAAACAATTATGTCCCGCTGACAGAAGATGGCAGTATCCTCGATTTTGAGAAGATCGCGGGGCAATCCAATGGAAATAAGCAACTGGGCTATCTAAAGGCCGACATTGATAATCTGGGTTATATCTTTGCTCGCGGTCTCGCCGATAGCGGGAATAATTCTGACAGAAAGTCCATATCGCGTTTGGCCACCTTGAGTCGGTCATTGGAATATTTTTTCTCGGGGTTTATTTATTATTTTCTTAAGAATGATTATCCCCATACTTATACAGTGTTTTCAGGAGGGGATGATTTGCTATTCATAGGACCATGGGACAAGATCTTCGCCCTCGCATCGGATCTCCATTCGAAATTCAAGGAATTTACCTGCAACAACAACTCATGGGGGCTTTCGGCGGGGATCGCCTTGGCCGGACACCACACCCCTTTGTTGAGCGGGTTGGAGATGGCCAACAGAAGCCTATCCGCTTCAAAAAAATTAGCTGGTAAGGATTCTATTACCGCCTTTTCCACAACCCTGAAATGGGGGCAGTTTGAAGATGCCTTGAGTCAGGCCGAAAATCTTATCGGCTGGTATAATAATGGCGTGATTAACAGTGCAAAAATCTACCGATTGTTGCACTATGCTTCTCAACTTGATGATTTCAGGCAAAGTGGTAACACTACTCTTTTGCGGGTAATTCCGCAGATGATTTATGATTTGAAACGAAACTGGCAGGAGAGAGAAGATATTCAGCGACAGGCCAAAGCATGGGCGCACGCTTATACTAATCCGGAATACAAAGATTCGCCACTCTTGTCATTTATCTGTCAATATGTGATTAATAAAATTAGATAGGGGAACCAATATGGGAAAATGCAAAGTATGTGGGGGAAATACGCTGGGCGACTATGAGTATTGCCTGAAGTGCAAACCCTCAACAGGCAGACAACGGGGCTATGCTCCCCAGTCGCGCGAAAGACCGGGTTTGCCTTCTCACTGCGTTTT includes:
- the cas10 gene encoding type III-A CRISPR-associated protein Cas10/Csm1 → MYNQILLGALLHDIGKVGQRSFSSGSGLSKQSLSLKEYICPQDKKGYRSHLHVLYTNEFFEQIKEFLPDSFSYAEIANLASYHHRPADKNQEIITTADRLSSALEREALEVADIPGDFRAVPLRPVANYINIKNSVGNSDDYILPLGKYSSNSIFPFRLNESKGLQDSYMEIWNGLIETISGASIKDPIKYTNTLLSILEKYLWAVPSATNVEIPDISLFDHMKTTSAIAGCLYLAEASKEPFVLAAGEFGGIQKYIFNPKPGSGQLAKAIRGRSFKVNTLSDSAAFTILHKLNLALSHMVLSAGGKFLLLLPNNDKTIRALTQTKQALHEWILNEYFGELRFNLEWIEASKSDIKDFPGTLTRLNDSLLDSSLRGLIQLKNPQGWEETKWLGPIFEGRYEDLCRSCQSKIAENERSLCADCDNDREIGSDFARSNFQSFSFQPDLKYKLPFDTSFDLRSKISENERSADIVIEFKGEIRQKFDTPFFSILKNNYVPLTEDGSILDFEKIAGQSNGNKQLGYLKADIDNLGYIFARGLADSGNNSDRKSISRLATLSRSLEYFFSGFIYYFLKNDYPHTYTVFSGGDDLLFIGPWDKIFALASDLHSKFKEFTCNNNSWGLSAGIALAGHHTPLLSGLEMANRSLSASKKLAGKDSITAFSTTLKWGQFEDALSQAENLIGWYNNGVINSAKIYRLLHYASQLDDFRQSGNTTLLRVIPQMIYDLKRNWQEREDIQRQAKAWAHAYTNPEYKDSPLLSFICQYVINKIR